The Neofelis nebulosa isolate mNeoNeb1 chromosome X, mNeoNeb1.pri, whole genome shotgun sequence genome has a segment encoding these proteins:
- the ASMT gene encoding acetylserotonin O-methyltransferase, which produces MTTGPQSPRPRASLGLCSELSAGGNCSLDATAIHVLARVEAALVIRPLEGLVAPCLLRAALPPALALTRPEDQPVRWMATPWTAGRPHSAPQRHEQIHKCLFQGPLRIPWSPHAEAELLVSTTIVSEFLRNSHSVLHGSTVSSEITSLPPGASVSVVPRTLAHRWPLVSEVLFAACELGVFDLLSEAPEPLGSAAVAVRLGTSSHGTQLLLDTCVSLKLLQVETSRGKALYQNTELSSTYLVRASPKYQGNMLLYLARTTYLCWGHLAQAVRDGKNRYQEAFGVPSNELFTAIYRSEGERVQFMRGLQDVWSVSGRAVLEAFDLSPFRLICDVGGCSGALAKECTALYPGCRVTVFDTPDVVRAAKEHFPFLEDDRIRFWEGDFFEDPLPEAELYILARVLHDWSDGRCARLLARIRRACKPGGAVLVIESLLDADGRGPLTTQLYSLNMLVQTEGRERTPAQYLALLGPAGFRDVQYRRTGGLYDAILGRTGLSAGCS; this is translated from the exons ATGACGACAGGCCCCCAGTCCCCTCGGCCGCGGGCCTCTTTGGGGCTGTGCAGTGAGCTCAGTGCGGGAGGAAACTGTAGCCTCGACGCTACCGCTATTCACGTCCTGGCACGTGTGGAGGCGGCGCTCGTCATCCGT CCGCTGGAGGGGCTCGTCGCGCCCTGCTTGCTCCGGGccgccctccccccagccctggccctcaCCCGCCCTGAGGACCAGCCTGTCCGCTGGATGGCGACACCCTGGACAGCTGGTCGACCCCACAGCGCCCCCCAGCGGCACGAACAG ATCCACAAGTGTCTTTTCCAAGGTCCACTTAGAATTCCTTGGAGTCCACACGCAGAAGCAGAACTCCTGGTTTCCACAACCATTGTGTCTGAGTTTTTAAGGAACAGCCATAGCGTTCTCCATGGCAGCACTGTGTCCTCTGAAATCACATCCCTGCCTCCCGGCGCTTCTGTGAGTGTGGTCCCCAGGACGCTCGCTCACCGCTGGCCCCTTGTTTCCGAGGTTCTGTTTGCTGCCTGTGAGCTGGGTGTGTTTGACCTCCTCTCCGAGGCCCCGGAGCCCCTGGGCTCAGCGGCAGTGGCTGTGCGTCTGGGCACCAGCTCCCATGGGACACAGCTCCTGCTGGACACCTGTGTGTCCCTGAAGCTGCTTCAGGTGGAGACGAGCAGAGGAAAAG CTTTATATCAAAACACAGAGCTCTCCAGCACCTACCTGGTCAGGGCCAGTCCCAAGTACCAGGGCAACATGCTTCTGTACCTGGCCAGGACAACGTACCTGTGCTGGGGCCACCTGGCCCAGGCCGTGAG GGACGGCAAGAACCGGTACCAGGAGGCGTTTGGGGTTCCCTCCAATGAACTCTTCACGGCCATCTACAG GTCGGAGGGCGAGCGTGTGCAGTTCATGCGCGGTCTGCAGGACGTCTGGAGCGTCAGCGGGAGAGCGGTGCTGGAGGCCTTCGACCTGTCTCCATTCCGGCTCATCTGCGACGTCGGCG GCTGCTCCGGGGCTCTGGCCAAGGAGTGCACGGCCCTGTACCCTGGGTGTCGGGTCACCGTCTTCGACACCCCCGATGTCGTGCGCGCGGCCAAGGAGCACTTCCCATTCCTGGAGGACGACCGCATCCGCTTCTGGGAAG GAGATTTCTTCGAAGACCCCCTTCCGGAGGCAGAGCTCTACATCCTGGCGAGGGTCCTGCACGACTGGAGCGACGGGCGATGTGCCCGTTTGCTGGCGAGGATCCGTCGGGCCTGCAAACCAG GGGGCGCTGTCCTGGTGATTGAAAGCCTCCTGGACGCGGACGGCCGGGGCCCTCTGACCACACAGCTGTACTCGCTGAACATGCTCGTGCAGACGGAGGGCCGGGAGAGGACCCCTGCCCAGTACCTCGCGCTCCTGGGCCCTGCCGGCTTCCGGGACGTGCAGTACAGGAGGACCGGGGGCCTGTACGATGCTATTCTAGGCAGGACGGGGCTCTCTGCCGGCTGCAGCTAG